The following proteins are encoded in a genomic region of Vidua macroura isolate BioBank_ID:100142 chromosome 10, ASM2450914v1, whole genome shotgun sequence:
- the PPP1R2 gene encoding protein phosphatase inhibitor 2 isoform X1: MEEPSVPDASATGRGPIKGILKKSGSKASSGAAVGARQPSQACDEDEHGKKSQKWDEMNIIATYHPAGKDYGLMKIDEPSTPYHSMIGEDDEDAVSDSEYEPLRADVLSKKLAAAAEGRAPKVIARQEESSEEEDEDEELTPEEREKKKQFEMKRKMHYNEGRNIKLARQLIAKELHGEEEEDDEDEEMRDAADVETMSTEATEHGPLIQVALLGYSLRFLAD; encoded by the exons aTGGAGGAGCCGTCGGTACCGGACGCCTCGGCGACGGGGCGGGGGCCCATCAAAGGCATCCTGAAGAAGAGCGGCAGCAAGGCTTCGTCGGGAGCGGCCGTGGGGGCGCGacagcccagccaggcctgTGACGAGGACGAGCACGG taaaaaatcACAGAAGTGGGATGAAATGAACATCATAGCTACATACCACCCTGCAGGCAAAGATTATGGCTTGATGAAAATTGATGAGCCAAGTACTCCTTACCACAG CATGATAGGAGAAGATGATGAGGATGCAGTGAGTGATTCAGAATATGAGCCCTTAAGAGCAGATGTGTTGAGTAAAAA actggcagctgcagctgaaggtaGAGCACCCAAGGTTATAGCAAGGCAAGAAGAAAGCagtgaggaggaggacgaggatgAAGAATTAACACCTGAAGAACGGG agaaaaagaaacagtttgaaatgaagagaaaaatgcactATAATGAAGGAAGAAACATCAAACTGGCAAGGCAGCTCATTGCAAAAGAACTACAtggtgaagaagaggaagatgatGAGGATGAAGAGATGCGTGATGCTGCAGATGTAGAAACAATGAGTACAGAAGCTACCGAACACG GTCCACTAATACAAGTTGCACTTCTTGGTTACAGCCTGAGATTTCTTGCTGATTGA
- the PPP1R2 gene encoding protein phosphatase inhibitor 2 isoform X2, protein MEEPSVPDASATGRGPIKGILKKSGSKASSGAAVGARQPSQACDEDEHGKKSQKWDEMNIIATYHPAGKDYGLMKIDEPSTPYHSMIGEDDEDAVSDSEYEPLRADVLSKKLAAAAEGRAPKVIARQEESSEEEDEDEELTPEEREKKKQFEMKRKMHYNEGRNIKLARQLIAKELHGEEEEDDEDEEMRDAADVETMSTEATEHA, encoded by the exons aTGGAGGAGCCGTCGGTACCGGACGCCTCGGCGACGGGGCGGGGGCCCATCAAAGGCATCCTGAAGAAGAGCGGCAGCAAGGCTTCGTCGGGAGCGGCCGTGGGGGCGCGacagcccagccaggcctgTGACGAGGACGAGCACGG taaaaaatcACAGAAGTGGGATGAAATGAACATCATAGCTACATACCACCCTGCAGGCAAAGATTATGGCTTGATGAAAATTGATGAGCCAAGTACTCCTTACCACAG CATGATAGGAGAAGATGATGAGGATGCAGTGAGTGATTCAGAATATGAGCCCTTAAGAGCAGATGTGTTGAGTAAAAA actggcagctgcagctgaaggtaGAGCACCCAAGGTTATAGCAAGGCAAGAAGAAAGCagtgaggaggaggacgaggatgAAGAATTAACACCTGAAGAACGGG agaaaaagaaacagtttgaaatgaagagaaaaatgcactATAATGAAGGAAGAAACATCAAACTGGCAAGGCAGCTCATTGCAAAAGAACTACAtggtgaagaagaggaagatgatGAGGATGAAGAGATGCGTGATGCTGCAGATGTAGAAACAATGAGTACAGAAGCTACCGAACACG CCTGA